A single window of Helicobacter pylori DNA harbors:
- a CDS encoding YggT family protein codes for MIFSTLINAIAVILSSLITIYMWVVIIYSLISFVQPNPNNPIMQILARLCEPVFYFLRSRFKLVFNGLDFAPLVVVIVLKFLDLTLIQWLFMLAKNL; via the coding sequence ATGATTTTTTCTACCCTTATCAATGCGATAGCGGTGATTTTAAGCTCGCTCATTACGATTTACATGTGGGTGGTGATCATTTATTCACTTATCAGTTTCGTGCAGCCTAACCCCAATAACCCCATCATGCAAATCCTCGCTCGCTTGTGTGAGCCGGTGTTTTATTTTTTACGCTCTAGATTCAAGCTGGTGTTTAACGGGTTGGATTTCGCTCCTTTAGTGGTGGTCATTGTTTTGAAATTCTTGGATCTCACGCTCATTCAGTGGCTTTTCATGCTCGCTAAAAACCTTTAA
- the frxA gene encoding NAD(P)H-dependent flavin oxidoreductase FrxA, which produces MDREQVVALQHQRFAAKKYDPNRRISQKDWEALVEVGRLAPSSIGLEPWKMLLLKNERMKEDLKPMAWGALFGLEGASHFVIYLARKGVTYDSDYVKKVMHEVKKRDYDTNSRFAQIIKNFQENDMKLNSERSLFDWASKQTYIQMANMMMAAAMLGIDSCPIEGYDQEKVEAYLEEKGYLNTAEFGVSVMACFGYRNQEITPKTRWKTEVIYEVIE; this is translated from the coding sequence ATGGACAGAGAACAAGTGGTTGCTTTACAGCACCAACGATTTGCTGCAAAAAAATACGATCCGAATCGTCGTATTTCCCAAAAGGATTGGGAAGCTTTGGTTGAAGTGGGGAGATTAGCCCCTTCTTCAATCGGGCTTGAACCATGGAAAATGCTTTTATTGAAAAATGAACGCATGAAAGAAGATTTAAAACCGATGGCCTGGGGGGCGCTTTTTGGTTTAGAGGGAGCGAGCCATTTTGTCATTTATCTTGCGCGAAAAGGCGTTACTTATGACAGCGATTATGTTAAGAAAGTGATGCATGAGGTTAAAAAAAGGGATTATGACACTAATTCCAGGTTCGCTCAAATCATCAAAAATTTCCAAGAGAACGATATGAAACTCAATAGCGAACGATCTTTGTTTGATTGGGCTAGCAAGCAGACTTATATCCAAATGGCGAACATGATGATGGCAGCGGCCATGTTAGGGATTGATTCTTGCCCGATTGAAGGGTATGATCAAGAAAAAGTGGAGGCTTATTTAGAGGAAAAGGGCTATCTGAACACGGCGGAATTTGGCGTGTCGGTAATGGCTTGTTTTGGTTATCGCAACCAAGAAATCACCCCTAAAACCCGTTGGAAGACAGAAGTTATTTATGAAGTGATTGAATAA
- the oipA gene encoding outer inflammatory protein OipA, which translates to MKKALLLSLSLSFWLHAERNGFYLGLNFAEGSYIKGQGSIGEKASAENALNQAINNAKNSLFPEQNTKAIRDAQNALNKVKDSNKIANRFAGNGGSGGLFNELSFGYKYFLGKKRIIGFRHSLFFGYQLGGVGSVPGSGLIVFLPYGFNTDLLINWTNDKRASQKYVERRVKGLSIFYKDMTGRTLDANTLKKASRHVFRKSSGLVIGMDIGASTWFASNNLTPFNQVKSHTIFQLQGKFGIRYNSDEYDIDRYGDENYLGGSSVELGVKVPAFKVNYYSDDYGDKLDYKRVVSVYLNYTYNFKN; encoded by the coding sequence ATGAAAAAAGCTCTCTTACTCTCTTTGTCTCTCTCGTTTTGGCTCCACGCTGAAAGGAATGGATTTTATTTAGGTTTAAATTTTGCAGAAGGAAGCTATATCAAAGGACAAGGTAGCATCGGCGAAAAAGCTTCAGCAGAAAACGCCTTAAATCAAGCGATCAATAACGCAAAAAATTCATTATTCCCCGAACAAAACACAAAAGCCATAAGAGATGCGCAAAACGCCTTAAACAAAGTGAAAGATTCAAACAAAATCGCTAACCGATTCGCAGGAAATGGTGGATCGGGCGGTCTTTTTAATGAACTCAGCTTTGGGTATAAATATTTTTTGGGTAAAAAAAGGATTATAGGGTTTAGGCACTCTCTTTTTTTCGGTTACCAACTTGGTGGCGTTGGTTCTGTTCCTGGCAGCGGTTTAATCGTTTTTTTACCCTATGGTTTCAATACGGATTTGCTCATTAATTGGACTAACGATAAGCGAGCGTCCCAAAAATACGTTGAACGAAGGGTAAAAGGGCTCTCTATATTTTACAAAGATATGACCGGCAGAACGCTAGACGCTAATACATTAAAAAAAGCATCAAGGCACGTATTTAGAAAATCTTCAGGGCTTGTGATTGGCATGGATATAGGGGCTAGCACTTGGTTTGCAAGTAACAATCTCACCCCTTTCAATCAAGTCAAGAGCCACACGATTTTTCAATTGCAAGGAAAATTTGGCATTCGTTATAATAGTGATGAATACGATATTGATCGCTATGGCGATGAAAACTATCTTGGGGGTTCTAGTGTTGAATTAGGGGTTAAAGTGCCAGCCTTTAAAGTCAATTACTATAGCGATGATTATGGGGATAAATTGGATTATAAAAGAGTGGTGAGCGTTTATCTTAACTATACATATAACTTTAAAAATTAA
- a CDS encoding CCA tRNA nucleotidyltransferase, with amino-acid sequence MFELEKELKELFDIYEKSPYELYLVGGCVRDCLMGITPKDYDLTSNALVNESKELLLKRHFRVLETGIKHGTITALKNHQSYEITTFRIEKGHIKHRKPKELVFSAHLTDDLKRRDFSMNAIAYSPTKGIIDPFKGQNAIENQTIECVGEARLRFFEDALRILRALRFSATLGFKIAPSTKEAVFACKDLLKHLSKERLQSELNKLLMGKNAYEVAKEYQEILELVTQENIENLGFLKNAPFNLELRLLGFFKHQKSLENLRYPKKTCVLFSKAKECHKSFLNIHNKTELKFLLKNYDLEPFNLALDFYVLKNPKHALKIKSLLKEIFDSNEPFKKEHLALKGGTLQSLGYQHQKISEILNACLNSVIENPKNNALEWLIEWVKDHYLPNDAINHSPIGRKN; translated from the coding sequence GTGTTTGAGTTAGAAAAAGAATTAAAAGAATTGTTTGACATTTATGAAAAATCCCCTTATGAGCTTTACTTGGTAGGGGGGTGCGTGCGCGATTGTTTGATGGGCATTACCCCAAAAGATTACGATTTGACCTCAAACGCTTTGGTGAATGAAAGTAAAGAGCTTCTTTTAAAGCGCCATTTTAGGGTTCTAGAAACCGGTATCAAACATGGCACGATCACGGCTCTTAAAAACCATCAGAGCTATGAAATCACAACTTTTAGAATTGAAAAAGGGCATATCAAACACCGAAAGCCTAAAGAATTGGTTTTTAGTGCTCATTTAACAGACGATTTAAAGCGGCGCGATTTTAGCATGAATGCGATCGCTTATAGCCCTACAAAAGGGATTATTGATCCTTTTAAAGGGCAGAATGCGATTGAAAATCAAACGATTGAATGCGTGGGGGAAGCGCGATTGAGGTTTTTTGAAGACGCTTTAAGGATTTTAAGAGCGCTGCGATTTAGCGCGACTTTAGGCTTTAAGATAGCACCAAGCACTAAAGAAGCGGTTTTTGCGTGTAAGGATTTGTTAAAACACCTCTCCAAAGAGCGCTTACAAAGCGAGTTGAATAAGCTTCTTATGGGGAAAAACGCCTATGAAGTGGCTAAAGAATATCAAGAAATTTTAGAGTTGGTTACTCAAGAGAATATAGAAAATTTAGGGTTTTTAAAAAATGCACCTTTCAATTTGGAATTAAGATTGTTAGGGTTTTTTAAACATCAAAAAAGTTTAGAAAATCTACGATACCCTAAAAAAACTTGTGTTTTATTTTCAAAAGCTAAAGAATGCCATAAATCTTTTTTAAATATTCATAATAAAACAGAGTTAAAATTTTTATTGAAAAACTATGATTTAGAGCCTTTTAATTTAGCTTTAGATTTTTATGTGCTCAAAAACCCCAAACACGCTTTAAAAATTAAAAGCTTGTTAAAAGAAATCTTTGATTCTAACGAACCTTTTAAAAAAGAACACTTGGCCCTTAAGGGCGGCACGCTTCAAAGCTTGGGCTACCAACACCAAAAAATCAGCGAAATTTTAAACGCATGCTTAAATTCAGTCATTGAAAATCCTAAAAACAACGCTTTAGAATGGCTGATTGAGTGGGTTAAAGATCATTATTTACCTAATGATGCTATAAATCATTCGCCAATAGGCAGAAAAAATTAA
- the hydD gene encoding hydrogenase biosynthesis protein HydD, with amino-acid sequence MSEKILILGIGNILFGDEGIGVHLAHYLKRNFSFFPSVDIIDGGTMAQQLIPLITSYEKVLILDCVSAKGVEIGSVYAFDFKDAPKEITWAGSAHEVEMLHTLRLTEFLGDLPKTFIVGLVPFVIGSETTFKLSSEMLNALETALKAIETQLNAWGVKMQRTDHIALDCIAELSYKGF; translated from the coding sequence ATGAGTGAAAAAATCCTAATTCTAGGCATTGGCAATATCCTTTTTGGCGATGAAGGGATTGGGGTGCATTTAGCCCACTACCTCAAAAGAAATTTTTCTTTTTTCCCTAGCGTGGATATTATAGATGGGGGGACTATGGCTCAACAACTCATTCCTTTAATCACTTCGTATGAAAAGGTTTTGATTTTGGATTGCGTGAGCGCTAAAGGCGTTGAAATAGGATCGGTTTATGCCTTTGATTTTAAGGACGCCCCTAAAGAAATCACATGGGCTGGGAGTGCGCATGAAGTGGAAATGTTGCACACTTTAAGGCTCACGGAGTTTTTAGGGGATTTGCCTAAAACTTTTATCGTGGGGCTTGTGCCTTTTGTGATAGGGAGCGAGACCACTTTCAAGCTTTCAAGCGAAATGTTAAACGCTTTAGAAACAGCCTTAAAAGCCATAGAAACCCAACTCAACGCATGGGGAGTTAAAATGCAACGCACCGATCATATTGCCCTAGATTGTATCGCTGAACTCTCTTATAAGGGTTTTTGA
- a CDS encoding NAD(P)-dependent oxidoreductase, whose product MKIGWIGLGAMGTPMATRLYDANLEVSVYNRTESKAAPLKEKGVAVYTNPIDLAAKVDLIFTMLSDKTAIDAVLAPKFWEQMSEKIVVNMSTIAPLESLALEKTAQKHQVTYLEAPVSGSVGAAKAGALLILAAGDEEVITQLKPILVHLGSQTFYLGKVGQGTGAKLSINSLLAQMGVAYSEALLLAKHLGVDAESFLQIIGQSGMNSPLFQAKKGMWLQDSYPVAFSLKLMLKDIRLAKNEAGEAMKLPFLFQAEELYSQAEKSGLGELDMAAVYHYLEKGDH is encoded by the coding sequence ATGAAAATCGGATGGATTGGACTAGGGGCTATGGGAACTCCTATGGCGACTCGCTTGTACGATGCAAATTTAGAAGTGTCTGTTTATAACCGAACAGAGAGCAAAGCAGCCCCCTTAAAAGAAAAGGGTGTAGCGGTTTATACTAACCCTATAGATTTGGCCGCTAAAGTTGATCTGATTTTTACTATGCTTTCGGATAAAACGGCGATTGATGCTGTTTTAGCGCCAAAATTTTGGGAACAGATGTCTGAAAAAATCGTGGTGAATATGAGCACTATCGCCCCTTTGGAAAGCTTGGCTTTAGAAAAAACCGCTCAAAAGCATCAAGTAACTTACCTTGAAGCGCCCGTTTCAGGATCGGTTGGTGCGGCCAAAGCTGGGGCTTTATTGATTTTAGCGGCAGGTGATGAAGAAGTGATCACTCAACTCAAACCTATTTTGGTGCATTTGGGGAGTCAAACCTTTTATTTAGGAAAAGTTGGTCAAGGGACAGGAGCTAAACTATCCATTAATAGCCTTTTGGCTCAAATGGGGGTTGCTTATTCAGAAGCTTTGCTGTTAGCCAAACATTTAGGGGTTGATGCAGAGTCATTTTTGCAAATTATTGGCCAATCTGGCATGAATTCGCCTCTCTTTCAAGCTAAAAAAGGCATGTGGCTACAAGATAGCTATCCGGTCGCTTTTAGTTTGAAACTCATGCTCAAGGATATTCGTTTAGCTAAAAATGAAGCAGGAGAGGCGATGAAGTTGCCATTTTTATTTCAAGCAGAAGAACTTTATTCCCAAGCGGAAAAATCCGGTTTGGGCGAATTGGATATGGCAGCCGTTTATCATTATTTAGAAAAAGGAGATCATTAA
- a CDS encoding nickel-dependent hydrogenase large subunit has translation MSKKIVVDPITRIEGHLRIEVIVDDDNVITDAFSSSTLFRGLETIIKGRDPRDAGFIAQRICGVCTYSHYKAGITAVENALGITPPLNAQLVRSLMNMALLFHDHVVHFYTLHGLDWCDIMSALKADPFEAAKLSFKYSPYPINTGAGELKAVQKRLSDFAKSGSLGPFSNGYYGHKTYRLSPEQNLIVLSHYLKLLEIQREAAKMTAIFGAKQPHPQSLTVGGVTSVMDILDPTRLAEWKSKFEVVANFINHAYYPDLVMAGEMFANEPSVIKGCGLRNFIAYEEVLLGKDKYLLSSGVVLDGDISKLHPIDESLIKEEVTHSWYQYEDTKEVQLHPYDGQTNPHYTGLKDGESVGIENKIIPAKVLDTKNKYSWIKSPRYDSKPMEVGPLSSVVVGLAAKNPYVTEVATKFLKDTKLPLEALFSTLGRTAARCIEAKTIADNGLLAFDALVENLKSDQSTCAPYHIDKNQEYKGRYIGQVPRGMLSHWVRIKNGVVENYQAVVPSTWNAGPRDSQNQRGAYEMSLIGTKIADLTQPLEIIRTIHSFDPCIACSVHVMDFKGQSLNEFKVEPNFAKF, from the coding sequence ATGTCAAAAAAAATCGTAGTCGATCCTATCACTAGGATTGAGGGGCATTTAAGGATTGAAGTGATTGTAGATGATGATAATGTGATCACTGATGCGTTTTCTTCTTCTACGCTTTTTAGGGGGCTAGAGACGATTATTAAGGGCAGAGACCCACGAGATGCAGGCTTCATCGCTCAAAGGATTTGCGGGGTATGCACTTATTCGCATTATAAGGCCGGTATCACGGCGGTAGAAAACGCTCTAGGCATCACTCCCCCATTAAACGCGCAATTGGTGCGATCTTTGATGAACATGGCGCTGCTTTTTCATGACCATGTGGTGCATTTTTATACTTTGCATGGGCTTGATTGGTGCGATATTATGAGCGCTTTAAAAGCCGACCCTTTTGAAGCGGCAAAACTTTCTTTCAAATACAGCCCTTATCCCATTAATACCGGTGCCGGTGAATTAAAAGCGGTTCAAAAACGCTTGAGCGATTTTGCTAAAAGCGGATCTTTAGGGCCTTTCAGTAACGGCTATTACGGGCATAAAACCTATCGTTTAAGCCCAGAGCAAAATTTAATCGTCTTAAGCCACTACCTCAAGCTTTTAGAAATCCAAAGGGAAGCGGCGAAAATGACCGCTATTTTTGGGGCCAAACAGCCTCACCCACAAAGCTTAACGGTGGGTGGTGTTACGAGTGTTATGGATATATTGGATCCGACGAGATTGGCTGAATGGAAGAGCAAGTTTGAAGTGGTGGCTAATTTTATCAACCATGCTTACTACCCTGATTTGGTGATGGCAGGCGAAATGTTCGCTAACGAACCATCCGTTATTAAAGGCTGCGGCTTAAGGAATTTTATCGCTTATGAAGAAGTGTTGCTCGGAAAGGATAAATACCTTTTGAGTAGCGGGGTGGTGCTTGATGGGGATATTTCTAAATTACACCCCATTGATGAGAGTTTGATTAAAGAAGAGGTTACGCATTCTTGGTATCAATATGAAGACACTAAAGAAGTGCAACTCCACCCTTATGACGGGCAAACTAACCCGCATTATACCGGTTTAAAAGACGGCGAGAGCGTGGGGATTGAAAATAAAATAATCCCTGCTAAAGTGCTTGACACTAAAAATAAATATTCTTGGATCAAATCGCCCAGATACGATAGTAAGCCCATGGAAGTAGGGCCTTTAAGTTCCGTAGTGGTAGGATTAGCGGCGAAAAACCCTTATGTTACTGAAGTGGCTACGAAGTTTTTAAAAGACACGAAACTGCCTTTAGAGGCGTTGTTTTCAACGCTTGGGCGCACCGCTGCAAGGTGCATTGAAGCTAAAACGATTGCTGATAATGGTCTTTTGGCGTTTGATGCGCTAGTGGAAAATCTAAAAAGCGATCAAAGCACTTGCGCTCCTTACCACATTGATAAAAATCAAGAATATAAAGGGCGCTATATTGGTCAAGTGCCAAGGGGCATGCTAAGCCATTGGGTGCGTATTAAAAACGGCGTGGTGGAAAATTATCAAGCGGTGGTGCCTTCTACTTGGAATGCGGGGCCTAGAGATTCTCAAAATCAAAGGGGGGCTTATGAAATGAGCTTGATTGGCACTAAAATCGCTGATTTAACCCAACCTTTAGAAATCATTAGGACTATCCATTCTTTTGACCCATGCATCGCATGCTCGGTGCATGTGATGGATTTTAAAGGGCAGTCTTTAAACGAGTTTAAAGTAGAGCCTAATTTCGCTAAATTCTAA
- a CDS encoding protein hydE has protein sequence MAFVFLFKCVNEKTSLNFTPLLEQMALHLQARFYSVYKDNTTSFYLQASAEITLEFAQKLSEILPFSLDFSFLSLKEITEPLDENLFQTTSLSKPLFMNAKEHQDFLDKNASLYANALGFVKNTAFKGAIIHSPKELIDCLTQLKEALKTQDFIPIFTSRGALSFSLKNPSPSVIFSDLSSVLTCTKLPLEDAKYLASLEKPSIKASLKSVFKDTFKNDEIIAQLPYDPILNLLCHILQDEGIEFVFMHESRSCEALLHYEALFKTPKRLITPTKKFVLENHLSAIAFKDELEFLKETPHSIVLYFSFKRPTRLLLHANGSLKTLLSVSFDFNQMFNTLKQDEKASRMLQNYATKFPDFYARIVELSKYNLGGTNLLDFFRILGFVLGYSEDFHSHSVISLAKECLRPKGPRIDYKILKDNSLKMALNFSKIMHSAMSFRLAGVENEILSLGILDSLAEFLGNFIWDNAQNFSVQEVTIAGDFFGEKVFLDLFVRYFPKTLALKTHAFLDYE, from the coding sequence TTGGCGTTTGTTTTTCTTTTTAAATGCGTTAATGAAAAAACAAGCCTAAATTTTACACCCCTTTTAGAGCAAATGGCGCTCCATTTGCAAGCGCGTTTTTATAGCGTTTATAAGGATAATACGACTTCTTTCTACCTCCAAGCGAGCGCTGAGATCACTTTAGAATTCGCGCAAAAATTAAGCGAGATCTTGCCCTTTTCTTTAGATTTTAGCTTTTTGTCTTTAAAGGAAATCACAGAGCCTTTAGATGAAAATCTTTTCCAAACAACAAGCCTTTCAAAACCCCTTTTTATGAACGCTAAAGAGCATCAAGATTTTTTAGATAAAAACGCATCTTTATATGCCAATGCGTTGGGTTTTGTTAAAAACACCGCTTTTAAGGGGGCTATAATCCATAGCCCTAAAGAGCTTATAGATTGCTTAACCCAATTAAAAGAGGCGCTCAAAACACAGGATTTTATCCCTATTTTCACTTCTAGGGGAGCGTTATCTTTTTCTTTAAAAAATCCCTCTCCAAGCGTTATTTTTAGCGATCTTTCTAGCGTTTTAACCTGCACTAAATTGCCTTTAGAGGACGCTAAATATTTAGCCAGTTTGGAAAAACCCTCCATCAAAGCCTCTTTAAAAAGCGTGTTTAAAGACACTTTTAAAAACGATGAAATCATAGCCCAACTACCCTATGATCCCATATTGAATTTATTGTGTCATATTTTACAAGATGAGGGCATAGAATTTGTTTTTATGCATGAAAGCCGTTCTTGTGAAGCGCTGTTACATTATGAAGCACTTTTTAAAACCCCTAAACGCTTGATCACGCCCACTAAAAAATTCGTGTTAGAAAACCATCTTTCTGCCATTGCTTTTAAAGATGAATTAGAGTTTTTAAAAGAAACGCCGCATTCTATCGTTTTATATTTTAGTTTCAAGCGCCCTACAAGGTTGTTATTGCATGCTAATGGTTCTTTAAAAACGCTTTTAAGCGTTAGTTTTGATTTCAATCAAATGTTTAACACTCTCAAACAAGATGAAAAAGCCTCCAGAATGCTACAAAACTACGCCACTAAATTCCCTGATTTTTACGCGCGCATTGTAGAGCTTTCTAAATACAATCTAGGGGGCACGAATTTATTGGATTTTTTTCGCATTTTGGGGTTTGTTTTGGGTTATAGCGAGGATTTTCATTCGCATAGCGTTATTTCTTTGGCTAAAGAATGCTTACGCCCTAAAGGCCCTAGGATTGATTATAAAATCCTTAAAGACAATTCTTTGAAAATGGCTTTAAACTTTTCAAAGATCATGCACAGCGCGATGAGTTTCAGGCTCGCGGGCGTAGAAAATGAAATTTTGAGTTTGGGGATTTTGGATTCTTTAGCGGAATTTTTAGGGAATTTCATTTGGGATAACGCGCAAAATTTTAGCGTCCAAGAAGTAACGATCGCTGGGGATTTCTTTGGCGAAAAAGTGTTTTTGGATTTGTTTGTGCGGTATTTCCCTAAAACCCTCGCTCTTAAAACGCATGCGTTTTTGGATTATGAATAA
- the cybH gene encoding Ni/Fe-hydrogenase, b-type cytochrome subunit, whose amino-acid sequence MDKMNKVVLHKEYSGFVRFFHWVRALSIFALIATGFYIAYPFLQPNSSFYKGVYLLQAYVRSFHVMFGFLLISALIFRTYLFFTKESLMERRSFGQLLSPKAWIDQMKAYFLISGKPHTKGLYNPIQLVAYFTLVVLIVLMSLSGIVLYYNVYHAGLGAFLASAFKWFEALCGGLANVRFIHHLATWGFILFVPVHVYMVFFHSIRYDSSGADSMINGYGYTKNE is encoded by the coding sequence ATGGATAAAATGAATAAGGTCGTTTTACACAAAGAATATTCCGGTTTTGTGCGCTTTTTCCATTGGGTTAGGGCTTTGAGTATTTTCGCCTTAATCGCTACAGGGTTTTACATCGCTTACCCTTTTTTGCAGCCTAATTCCAGCTTTTATAAAGGGGTGTATCTTTTACAAGCTTATGTGCGCTCTTTTCATGTCATGTTTGGGTTTTTACTCATTAGTGCGTTAATCTTTAGAACCTATCTTTTTTTCACTAAAGAAAGCTTAATGGAACGCAGGAGTTTTGGCCAACTTTTAAGCCCAAAAGCTTGGATCGATCAGATGAAAGCGTATTTTCTTATCAGCGGCAAACCCCACACTAAAGGATTGTATAACCCTATCCAACTCGTGGCTTATTTCACTTTGGTTGTTTTGATCGTATTGATGAGTTTGAGCGGGATAGTGCTGTATTATAATGTCTATCATGCGGGGCTTGGGGCGTTTTTAGCAAGCGCTTTTAAGTGGTTTGAAGCGCTTTGTGGGGGGTTAGCGAACGTGCGTTTTATCCACCACTTAGCGACTTGGGGGTTTATTTTGTTTGTCCCTGTGCATGTTTATATGGTGTTTTTCCATTCTATCAGGTATGATAGTTCAGGGGCGGATTCTATGATTAATGGCTATGGTTATACCAAGAATGAGTGA
- the gltX gene encoding glutamate--tRNA ligase encodes MLRFAPSPTGDMHIGNLRAAIFNYIVAKQQHKPFLIRIEDTDKERNIEGKDQEILEILRLMGISWDKLVYQSHNIDYHREMAEKLLKEHKAFYCYASAEFLEREKEKAKNEKRPFRYLDEWATLEKDKNHAPVVRLKAPNHAVSFNDTIKKEVKFEPDELDSFVLLRKDKSPTYNFACACDDLLYKISLIIRGEDHVSNTPKQILIQQALGSNDPIVYAHLPIILDEVSGKKMSKRDEASSVKWLLNQGFLPVAIANYLITIGNKVPKEVFSLDEAIEWFSLENLSNSPAHFNLKYLKHLNHEHLKLLDDEKLLELTSIKDKNLLGLLRLFIEECGTLLELKEKISLFLEPKDIVKTYENEDFKERCLALFNALKSMDFQAYKDFESFKKEAMRLSQLKGKDFFKPLRILLTGNSHGVELPLIFPYIQSHHQEVLRLKA; translated from the coding sequence ATGCTTCGTTTTGCGCCTTCGCCTACAGGGGATATGCACATAGGGAATTTAAGGGCAGCCATTTTTAATTACATTGTGGCCAAACAGCAACACAAACCCTTTCTCATCCGCATTGAAGACACGGACAAAGAGCGCAACATTGAAGGCAAAGACCAGGAAATTTTAGAAATTTTAAGGCTTATGGGGATAAGTTGGGACAAGCTCGTGTATCAAAGCCATAACATAGATTACCACAGAGAAATGGCAGAAAAATTACTGAAAGAACATAAAGCGTTTTATTGTTATGCGAGCGCGGAGTTTTTAGAAAGAGAAAAAGAAAAAGCCAAAAATGAAAAACGCCCTTTCAGGTATTTAGACGAGTGGGCCACTTTAGAAAAAGACAAGAACCATGCCCCTGTGGTGCGTTTAAAAGCCCCAAATCATGCGGTGTCTTTCAATGATACGATTAAAAAAGAAGTGAAATTTGAGCCTGATGAATTGGATTCTTTTGTGCTTTTGAGAAAAGATAAAAGCCCGACTTATAATTTCGCTTGCGCATGCGATGATTTGCTTTATAAAATCAGTCTGATCATTAGAGGCGAAGATCATGTGAGTAACACCCCTAAACAAATCTTAATCCAGCAAGCTTTAGGCTCAAACGATCCGATTGTTTATGCGCATTTACCCATTATTTTAGATGAAGTAAGCGGTAAAAAGATGAGTAAAAGAGACGAAGCCTCCAGCGTGAAATGGCTTTTGAATCAAGGGTTTTTACCGGTTGCGATTGCAAATTACCTCATCACTATCGGTAATAAAGTGCCTAAGGAAGTTTTTAGCCTTGATGAAGCGATAGAATGGTTTAGTTTAGAAAATCTTTCTAATTCCCCGGCTCATTTTAATTTAAAATATTTAAAACACTTAAACCACGAGCATTTAAAGCTTTTAGACGATGAAAAATTATTAGAACTCACTTCAATAAAAGATAAAAACCTCTTAGGGCTTTTAAGATTGTTTATAGAAGAATGCGGCACGCTTTTAGAATTGAAAGAAAAAATTTCGTTGTTTTTAGAGCCAAAGGATATTGTTAAAACTTATGAAAATGAAGATTTTAAAGAGCGTTGTTTAGCGCTTTTTAACGCTCTAAAAAGCATGGATTTTCAAGCGTATAAGGATTTTGAAAGTTTTAAAAAAGAAGCCATGCGATTAAGCCAGCTTAAGGGTAAGGATTTTTTCAAACCTTTACGCATTCTTTTGACCGGGAACTCGCATGGCGTTGAATTGCCTTTGATTTTCCCCTATATCCAAAGCCATCATCAAGAAGTTTTAAGGCTCAAAGCATGA
- the queC gene encoding 7-cyano-7-deazaguanine synthase QueC has protein sequence MEQEICVISFSGGQDSTTLAVWAKKRFKKVCLVGFDYAQKHSVELECAQKIASLLQLPYEIISLDFLENITRSALFKNSNDLMGHSHVQNKDLPNSFVPNRNAIFITLLHSYAQKLGANNIALGVSQADFSGYPDCKEDFIKSIEHALNLGSNTAIKIVTPLMFLNKAQEFQMAKDLGALDLIIKETHTCYQGERKILHAYGYGCNECPACQLRKKGFEEFQTKL, from the coding sequence ATGGAACAAGAAATTTGCGTGATCAGTTTTAGTGGCGGGCAAGACAGCACCACTTTAGCCGTGTGGGCGAAAAAGCGTTTTAAAAAAGTCTGTTTAGTGGGGTTTGATTACGCGCAAAAACACTCTGTGGAATTGGAATGCGCTCAAAAAATCGCTTCTCTTTTACAACTCCCTTATGAAATCATCTCGTTAGATTTTTTAGAGAATATCACCCGCTCCGCGCTTTTTAAAAACTCTAACGATTTAATGGGGCATTCGCATGTGCAAAATAAAGATTTACCCAACTCTTTTGTGCCTAATCGTAACGCTATTTTTATCACCCTTTTGCATTCTTACGCGCAAAAACTAGGGGCTAACAACATCGCTTTAGGGGTTTCGCAAGCGGATTTTAGCGGCTATCCGGATTGTAAAGAAGATTTTATTAAAAGCATCGAGCATGCCCTAAATTTAGGCTCAAACACGGCGATTAAAATCGTAACGCCTCTAATGTTTTTAAATAAAGCGCAAGAATTTCAAATGGCTAAAGATTTAGGGGCTTTAGATCTAATCATCAAAGAAACGCACACCTGCTATCAAGGAGAGCGAAAGATTTTGCATGCTTATGGTTATGGTTGCAATGAATGCCCGGCATGCCAATTGAGAAAAAAAGGCTTTGAAGAGTTTCAAACTAAGCTGTAA